The following coding sequences lie in one Hydrogenophaga sp. PBL-H3 genomic window:
- a CDS encoding TRAP transporter substrate-binding protein encodes MDRRSMIKHAGVAGVLAAGAAPAVHAQAAIRWRLASSFPKALDTIYGAADVFAKKVGEMSGGKFSISVHPGGELMPAFGVVDGVQEGTVECAHTAPYYFFGKDDTFALDCAIPFGLNSRQMTAWMYEGNGMKLFREFYADYNIVNFPMGNTGAQMGGWYRKDIKTLADIKGLKMRIGGFAGKVFGTMGGVPQNIPAGEIYQALEKGTIDATEWVGPYDDQKLGFNKVAKNYYYPGWWEGGPQLSLYVNNKAYSSLSPENKAIVECAAAIAHTTMQARYDALNPAALKQLVAAGTRVLAFPKPVLDAAFKNSMELYADISGKNPKWKKIYSDYSAFRKEQNLWFRFTEAQFDRYMQAAKL; translated from the coding sequence ATGGATCGTCGTTCAATGATCAAGCACGCCGGCGTGGCTGGCGTGCTGGCAGCTGGTGCCGCGCCCGCGGTACATGCCCAGGCAGCCATCCGCTGGCGGCTGGCCTCCAGCTTCCCCAAAGCGCTCGACACCATCTATGGTGCGGCCGATGTGTTTGCCAAAAAGGTGGGCGAGATGTCGGGCGGCAAATTCTCGATTTCGGTGCATCCCGGGGGTGAGCTCATGCCCGCCTTCGGCGTGGTGGATGGTGTGCAGGAAGGCACCGTGGAATGCGCGCACACCGCGCCCTATTACTTCTTCGGCAAGGACGACACCTTTGCGCTGGACTGCGCGATCCCCTTCGGCCTCAACAGCCGGCAGATGACAGCCTGGATGTACGAAGGCAACGGCATGAAGCTGTTCCGCGAGTTCTACGCGGACTACAACATCGTGAACTTCCCCATGGGCAACACCGGCGCCCAGATGGGCGGCTGGTACCGCAAGGACATCAAGACATTGGCCGACATCAAAGGCCTGAAGATGCGCATTGGCGGCTTTGCCGGGAAGGTGTTTGGCACCATGGGAGGCGTGCCGCAGAACATCCCCGCTGGCGAGATCTACCAGGCGCTGGAGAAAGGCACCATCGACGCCACCGAGTGGGTTGGCCCCTACGATGATCAGAAGCTGGGCTTCAACAAAGTGGCGAAGAACTACTACTACCCCGGCTGGTGGGAGGGTGGTCCACAGCTCTCGCTGTACGTCAACAACAAGGCCTACAGCTCGCTGTCGCCCGAGAACAAGGCCATCGTGGAATGCGCCGCGGCCATCGCCCACACAACCATGCAGGCCCGCTACGACGCGCTGAATCCCGCCGCCCTCAAGCAACTGGTGGCCGCAGGCACCCGAGTGCTGGCTTTCCCCAAGCCCGTGCTGGATGCCGCATTCAAGAATTCCATGGAGCTTTACGCGGACATCAGTGGGAAGAACCCGAAGTGGAAAAAGATCTACTCGGACTACTCGGCTTTCCGCAAGGAGCAGAACCTCTGGTTCCGTTTCACCGAAGCCCAGTTTGATCGCTACATGCAAGCGGCCAAGCTGTGA
- a CDS encoding TRAP transporter small permease subunit, producing the protein MSFLLKISRLIDAMSDLIGKLVMWFVLATTLISAGNAIVRKLFDNSSNALLEIQWYLFAAVFMLGSGYAFLRNAHVRIDFISSKFSPRGRNWVDVVGILIFLFPLCYMMATLGWPLFERAWSTGEMSSNAGGLIRWPVYGLIPLGFAILSLQGVSELIKRIAFLTGNGPDVLAQGGPSDEELLAQQLLEEADKRLKGAH; encoded by the coding sequence ATGTCATTCCTGTTGAAAATCTCTCGCCTGATCGACGCCATGAGCGATCTGATAGGCAAGCTGGTCATGTGGTTCGTTCTGGCCACCACCCTCATCAGCGCCGGCAACGCCATCGTGCGCAAGCTCTTCGACAACAGCTCCAACGCCCTGCTGGAGATCCAGTGGTACCTGTTCGCTGCGGTCTTCATGCTGGGCAGCGGCTACGCCTTTCTGCGCAACGCGCACGTGCGCATCGACTTCATCTCATCCAAGTTCAGCCCGCGCGGACGCAACTGGGTCGACGTGGTCGGCATCCTGATCTTCCTGTTCCCGCTGTGCTACATGATGGCAACGCTGGGCTGGCCGCTGTTCGAGCGGGCGTGGAGCACTGGCGAGATGTCGTCCAACGCTGGCGGACTCATCCGCTGGCCGGTGTATGGCCTGATTCCCTTGGGATTCGCCATCTTGTCTTTGCAAGGCGTGAGTGAGCTCATCAAACGCATCGCCTTCCTCACTGGCAACGGACCTGACGTGTTGGCCCAGGGCGGCCCGAGCGATGAAGAGTTGCTGGCCCAGCAGCTGCTCGAAGAAGCCGACAAGCGCCTCAAGGGAGCCCACTGA
- a CDS encoding TRAP transporter large permease: protein MTAFIAANFVPLMFAGLLVFLLSGFPVAFALAATGLFFGFIGMEAGLFPSNLFQALPLRVFGIMQNDTLLAIPFFTLMGIILERSRMAEDLLSTVAQVFGPVRGGLAVAVILVGALLAATTGVVAAAVISMGLISLPIMLRYGYNRTIATGTITASGTLAQAIPPSLVLIVLADQLGRSVGDMYAGALIPGLLLVGLYLVFIAVVAIVKPKWVPALPVEARIYNEPDGSSGHRSLLVLLVLCAAASVAWSQVHESIINPLIGREMSPAGDEVVIMSITVGSILALTLALLNRLFRLGLLSRLAEQVTFVLIPPLVLIFLVLGTIFLGIATPTEGGAMGALGALIMASARRALTIDLLKQALESTTKLAIFVLFILIGSTVFSFTFNAADGHIWVEHLFDKMPGGQMGFLLVVNLLVFVLGMFIDFFEIAFIVIPLLAPVADKLGIDLIWFGVILAMNLQTSFLTPPFGFALFYLRSVAARSDYTDHVTQQRIPAVTTAQIYKGSIAFIVLQLIMVVVVIAYPTLVTGSLGAKVVVDDAAVTDMLRNMPDMEEEPGVPEPESTEPAAEEGAPASPPGLEPPPPEPELDPGKALEESMKKKP from the coding sequence ATGACCGCCTTCATTGCTGCCAATTTTGTCCCGCTGATGTTCGCGGGCCTGCTGGTGTTCCTGCTGTCCGGCTTTCCCGTGGCCTTTGCGCTCGCGGCCACCGGCCTGTTCTTCGGCTTCATCGGTATGGAAGCCGGGCTGTTCCCGTCCAACCTGTTCCAGGCCTTGCCGCTGCGGGTGTTCGGCATCATGCAGAACGACACGCTGCTGGCCATTCCCTTCTTCACGCTCATGGGCATCATCCTGGAGCGAAGCCGCATGGCCGAGGACTTGCTCTCCACCGTGGCGCAGGTGTTCGGTCCGGTGCGCGGTGGCCTGGCGGTGGCGGTGATCCTGGTGGGCGCCTTGCTGGCGGCCACCACCGGCGTGGTCGCTGCCGCCGTGATCTCCATGGGCCTGATCTCGCTGCCCATCATGCTGCGCTACGGCTACAACCGCACCATTGCCACCGGCACCATCACCGCCTCGGGCACTCTGGCGCAGGCCATCCCGCCGTCTCTGGTGCTGATCGTGCTGGCCGACCAACTGGGCCGTTCGGTCGGAGACATGTACGCCGGTGCGCTGATCCCCGGCCTGCTGCTGGTGGGTCTCTACCTCGTGTTCATCGCCGTGGTGGCGATCGTTAAACCCAAATGGGTGCCGGCTTTGCCGGTAGAGGCGCGCATCTACAACGAGCCCGACGGCAGCAGCGGCCACAGGTCGCTGCTGGTATTGCTGGTGCTGTGCGCGGCCGCCAGCGTGGCGTGGTCGCAGGTGCATGAGTCCATCATCAACCCGCTGATTGGCCGCGAGATGAGCCCGGCGGGTGACGAGGTGGTGATCATGTCCATCACGGTGGGGTCCATCCTGGCGCTGACGCTGGCCCTGCTCAACCGACTGTTCCGCCTGGGCCTGTTGTCCCGGCTGGCCGAGCAGGTCACCTTTGTGCTGATCCCGCCGCTGGTGCTGATCTTCCTCGTGCTGGGCACGATCTTTTTGGGCATCGCCACGCCCACCGAAGGCGGCGCCATGGGTGCCTTGGGCGCCTTGATCATGGCCAGCGCGCGCCGCGCCTTGACGATCGACCTGCTCAAGCAGGCGCTGGAGAGCACCACCAAGCTCGCCATCTTCGTGCTGTTCATCCTGATCGGCTCCACCGTCTTCAGTTTCACCTTCAACGCAGCCGACGGCCATATCTGGGTTGAGCACCTGTTCGACAAGATGCCCGGCGGCCAGATGGGCTTCTTGCTGGTGGTGAACCTGCTGGTGTTTGTGCTGGGCATGTTCATCGACTTCTTCGAGATCGCTTTCATTGTGATCCCGCTGCTGGCGCCAGTGGCCGACAAGCTGGGCATCGACCTGATCTGGTTCGGTGTGATCCTGGCCATGAACCTGCAGACCTCGTTCCTCACGCCGCCGTTTGGTTTTGCGCTGTTCTACCTGCGCAGCGTGGCCGCGCGGAGCGATTACACCGACCACGTGACCCAGCAGCGCATTCCGGCCGTGACCACCGCGCAGATCTACAAAGGCTCCATCGCCTTCATCGTCCTGCAGCTGATCATGGTGGTGGTGGTGATCGCGTACCCCACGCTCGTCACGGGCAGCCTGGGCGCCAAGGTGGTGGTGGACGACGCCGCCGTGACCGACATGCTGCGCAACATGCCCGACATGGAAGAAGAGCCCGGGGTGCCCGAGCCGGAGAGCACCGAGCCTGCGGCTGAAGAAGGTGCGCCTGCCTCGCCACCCGGCCTGGAGCCGCCTCCACCGGAGCCCGAGCTCGATCCCGGCAAAGCGCTCGAAGAGTCGATGAAGAAAAAACCATGA
- the dut gene encoding dUTP diphosphatase, which produces MRIDVKVLDPRMADQLPAYATDGSAGLDLRACLDAPLTLAPNAWQLVPTGLAIHLADPGFAAMILPRSGLGHKHGIVLGNLVGLIDSDYQGQLMVSAWNRSGVPFTIEPLERIAQMVIVPVVQAQFNVVDDFGSASERGAGGYGSTGRG; this is translated from the coding sequence ATGCGCATCGATGTGAAAGTGCTGGACCCGCGCATGGCGGATCAGCTGCCGGCGTATGCCACCGATGGCAGTGCGGGTCTTGATTTGCGCGCCTGCCTCGACGCCCCGCTGACCCTCGCGCCCAACGCCTGGCAACTGGTGCCCACCGGGCTGGCCATCCACCTCGCCGACCCAGGCTTTGCCGCCATGATCCTTCCGCGCTCGGGGCTGGGCCACAAACACGGCATCGTGCTGGGCAACCTGGTGGGCCTGATCGACAGCGACTACCAGGGCCAACTCATGGTCAGTGCCTGGAACCGCAGCGGCGTGCCATTCACGATCGAGCCCCTGGAGCGCATCGCGCAAATGGTGATCGTGCCGGTGGTGCAGGCACAGTTCAACGTGGTGGACGACTTCGGTTCCGCGAGCGAGCGCGGCGCTGGGGGCTACGGCTCCACCGGACGGGGGTGA
- a CDS encoding FKBP-type peptidyl-prolyl cis-trans isomerase — protein sequence MKITQQCVVALTWTLKDTLGETLDVLEEPVEFLVGGSDLLAKIEEGLLNHSPGDTIELHLEPVDGFGDYDDTLLFLEPRHLFPDELEEGMGFEGLPPGCNPAAPRGRLYFVSDIYPEHVVLDGNHPLAGIALRISMKVHAVREATEAEVGKGSMGTGFFRMQVDEPDELQGPGITPPGPRTLH from the coding sequence ATGAAAATCACCCAACAATGCGTCGTGGCGCTGACCTGGACCCTGAAGGACACGCTGGGCGAGACGCTCGATGTGCTCGAAGAACCCGTGGAGTTTCTGGTGGGCGGCAGCGACCTGCTGGCCAAGATCGAAGAAGGCCTGCTCAACCATTCACCAGGCGACACGATCGAGCTGCACCTGGAGCCGGTGGACGGCTTTGGGGACTACGACGACACGCTGCTCTTCCTGGAGCCGCGCCACCTGTTTCCCGACGAGCTTGAAGAGGGCATGGGCTTCGAAGGCCTGCCCCCCGGCTGCAACCCGGCCGCACCGCGCGGTCGGCTCTACTTCGTGAGCGACATCTATCCCGAGCACGTGGTGCTCGACGGCAACCACCCGCTCGCGGGGATTGCGCTGCGCATCTCGATGAAGGTGCATGCGGTGCGCGAAGCGACCGAAGCCGAGGTCGGCAAGGGCTCGATGGGCACTGGCTTCTTCCGCATGCAGGTGGACGAACCCGACGAACTGCAAGGACCGGGCATCACACCGCCCGGCCCGCGGACATTGCACTGA
- a CDS encoding cupin domain-containing protein produces the protein MFKPETLGLQATTGAPETPVSLLGGLSPAQFMRRHWQKKPLLIRQAIPGFQPLLSRAQLFELAGREAVESRLIVRKPQGWTLKPGPFKRSGLPPLRQPGWTLLVQGVDQHIDAVHELLQRFRFVPDARLDDLMISWASEGGGVGPHFDSYDVFLLQASGQRRWRIGRQKDLTLQPDVPLKILQNFEPEEEHVLEAGDMLYLPPRWAHDGDAMGEDCMTYSIGFRAPQRGGLAGELLQRMADELDDETLYRDPGQVATAHPGAMPTGLEAFAVDALQRLLAERQSLACALGEVMTEPKPRIFFDEAQTDWVAGAVRLDRRTRMMYDPRHVFINGESFRAGGADARLMQRLADQRGLEARQVQRASDGAQSLLQDWFEAGWLHRV, from the coding sequence ATGTTCAAACCCGAAACCCTTGGGCTCCAGGCCACGACCGGCGCCCCCGAAACCCCCGTGAGCCTGCTGGGCGGTCTGTCGCCAGCGCAGTTCATGCGCCGTCACTGGCAGAAGAAACCTTTGCTGATCCGCCAGGCCATTCCCGGCTTCCAACCGCTCCTGAGCCGAGCGCAGCTGTTTGAGCTGGCTGGCCGTGAGGCTGTGGAATCGCGTTTGATCGTGCGCAAGCCTCAAGGCTGGACGCTCAAGCCAGGTCCGTTCAAGCGCAGCGGCTTGCCGCCGCTCAGGCAGCCCGGCTGGACCCTGCTGGTGCAAGGTGTCGATCAACACATTGATGCCGTGCACGAACTCTTGCAGCGCTTTCGTTTCGTGCCCGACGCGCGTCTGGACGATCTGATGATTTCATGGGCCAGCGAGGGGGGCGGCGTGGGCCCGCATTTCGACAGCTACGACGTGTTCCTGCTGCAGGCCAGTGGTCAGCGGCGTTGGCGCATTGGTCGCCAGAAAGACCTCACCCTGCAGCCCGATGTGCCGCTGAAGATTCTGCAGAACTTCGAGCCCGAGGAAGAGCACGTGCTCGAAGCGGGCGACATGCTCTACCTGCCGCCCCGCTGGGCGCACGACGGAGATGCGATGGGCGAAGACTGCATGACCTACTCCATCGGCTTTCGTGCGCCGCAGCGCGGCGGGTTGGCGGGTGAATTGCTGCAGCGCATGGCCGATGAACTCGACGATGAGACGCTCTACCGCGACCCGGGCCAGGTTGCGACAGCCCACCCGGGCGCCATGCCCACCGGACTTGAAGCGTTTGCCGTGGATGCGCTGCAGCGGCTGCTGGCCGAGCGGCAGTCACTGGCCTGTGCCCTGGGCGAGGTCATGACCGAACCCAAGCCGCGCATCTTTTTTGACGAGGCGCAAACGGACTGGGTGGCGGGCGCCGTGCGGCTGGACCGCCGCACCCGCATGATGTACGACCCCCGCCATGTGTTCATCAATGGTGAAAGCTTTCGAGCCGGGGGCGCCGATGCGCGCCTGATGCAGCGGCTGGCGGATCAGCGCGGCCTGGAGGCAAGGCAGGTGCAGCGCGCCAGCGATGGAGCGCAGTCGCTGTTGCAGGACTGGTTCGAGGCCGGCTGGCTGCACCGCGTGTGA
- the bamC gene encoding outer membrane protein assembly factor BamC, whose translation MFNSTLNQTSRPQTWVGAAAWSRLGLLTAAALIVSGCSMLQEDKIDYKSAQRGSTLDVPPDLTQLSRDSRYNVPGTTVTASGYQAAQPTQATAATTAMGKVGDVRIERAGNQRWLVIDRPADKLWSPVRDFWQENGFLLDIDQETLGIMETDWAENRAKLPQDFIRSTIGKVFENLYSTGERDRFRTRLERTANGGTEVYISHRGMVEVYSTKEKDQTVWQPRPADVELETEFLRRLMVKLGVTEAQAKAVTASAPVQAAAKVVMVNNTPVVQFEDNFDRAWRRVGLSLDRTGFTVEDRDRTKGIYFVRYVEPVTDAKEPGFFGKLFGGAKKEAATERYQVVVRSADTATTVSVLGAQGQPDSSANARRITQLLADDLK comes from the coding sequence ATGTTCAATTCCACCCTGAATCAGACCTCCCGCCCCCAGACCTGGGTCGGTGCTGCCGCGTGGTCCCGCCTGGGCCTGTTGACCGCTGCCGCCCTCATCGTCTCGGGCTGCTCCATGCTCCAGGAAGACAAGATCGACTACAAGAGCGCCCAGCGCGGCAGCACGCTGGACGTGCCGCCCGACCTGACCCAGCTCAGCCGCGACTCACGCTACAACGTGCCGGGCACCACGGTGACGGCCAGCGGCTACCAGGCAGCCCAGCCGACCCAGGCCACCGCAGCCACCACGGCCATGGGCAAGGTGGGCGACGTGCGCATCGAACGCGCTGGCAACCAGCGCTGGCTGGTGATCGACCGCCCGGCCGACAAGCTCTGGAGCCCCGTGCGCGACTTCTGGCAGGAAAACGGCTTCCTGCTCGACATCGACCAGGAAACGCTGGGCATCATGGAAACCGACTGGGCCGAAAACCGCGCCAAGCTGCCACAGGATTTCATCCGCTCCACCATCGGCAAAGTGTTCGAGAACCTGTACTCCACGGGCGAACGCGACCGTTTCCGCACCCGCCTGGAGCGCACCGCCAACGGCGGCACCGAGGTCTACATCAGCCACCGCGGCATGGTCGAGGTGTATTCCACCAAGGAGAAAGACCAGACCGTCTGGCAACCCCGGCCGGCCGACGTGGAACTCGAGACCGAGTTCCTGCGCCGCCTGATGGTCAAGCTCGGCGTGACCGAAGCCCAGGCCAAGGCCGTGACCGCATCTGCTCCGGTGCAGGCGGCGGCCAAGGTGGTCATGGTGAACAACACGCCCGTGGTGCAATTTGAAGACAACTTCGACCGCGCCTGGCGACGTGTCGGCCTCTCGCTGGACCGCACCGGTTTCACGGTGGAGGACCGCGATCGCACCAAGGGCATCTACTTCGTGCGTTACGTTGAACCAGTGACCGACGCCAAGGAGCCCGGCTTCTTCGGCAAGCTGTTCGGCGGCGCCAAGAAAGAGGCGGCCACCGAGCGCTACCAGGTGGTGGTGCGCAGCGCCGACACCGCCACCACAGTCTCGGTGCTGGGTGCGCAAGGTCAACCGGACAGCTCGGCCAACGCCCGTCGCATCACCCAACTGCTGGCCGACGACCTGAAGTAA
- the dapA gene encoding 4-hydroxy-tetrahydrodipicolinate synthase, which yields MNTITGSIVALATPLHEDGSVDYPTLRKLIDWHITEGTDCIGVVGTTGESPTVTVEEHCEIIRVSVEQAKTHGAKRVPIMAGCGANSTREAIELARFAQSVGADCQLQVVPYYNKPTQEGQYQHFKAIAEAVGDLPTVLYNVPGRSVADMHHETVLRLAQVPGIVGIKEATGNIERAQWLIREAPKGFAIYSGDDPTAVALMLCGGHGNVSVTANIAPRLMHELCVAAIAGDVKRAMDIQFRLMPVHKQLFCEANPIPLKWAMARMGLCRETMRLPLTPMSRHLVPVVEGALQQSGLI from the coding sequence ATGAACACCATCACCGGCAGCATCGTGGCCCTGGCCACCCCCCTGCATGAAGACGGCAGCGTGGACTACCCCACCCTGCGCAAACTCATCGACTGGCACATCACCGAAGGCACCGACTGCATCGGTGTGGTCGGCACCACCGGCGAATCGCCCACCGTCACGGTCGAAGAGCACTGCGAGATCATCCGCGTCTCGGTCGAGCAGGCCAAGACGCACGGTGCCAAGCGTGTGCCCATCATGGCCGGCTGCGGCGCCAATTCCACCCGCGAAGCCATCGAGCTCGCCCGCTTCGCGCAGAGCGTGGGTGCCGACTGCCAGCTGCAGGTCGTGCCTTACTACAACAAGCCCACGCAAGAAGGCCAATACCAGCACTTCAAGGCGATTGCCGAAGCCGTGGGCGACCTGCCCACCGTGCTGTACAACGTGCCCGGCCGCAGCGTGGCCGACATGCACCACGAAACCGTGCTGCGCCTGGCGCAGGTGCCCGGCATCGTCGGCATCAAGGAAGCCACGGGCAACATCGAGCGGGCGCAGTGGCTGATCCGCGAAGCACCCAAGGGGTTTGCCATCTACTCGGGCGACGACCCCACCGCCGTGGCCCTCATGCTGTGCGGCGGCCATGGCAACGTGAGCGTGACGGCCAACATCGCGCCACGCCTGATGCACGAACTCTGCGTGGCGGCCATCGCGGGTGATGTCAAGCGCGCCATGGACATCCAGTTTCGTCTGATGCCGGTGCACAAGCAGCTGTTCTGCGAAGCCAATCCGATTCCCTTGAAATGGGCCATGGCCCGCATGGGTCTTTGCCGTGAGACCATGCGCCTGCCGCTCACGCCCATGTCGCGCCACCTGGTGCCGGTTGTCGAGGGCGCGCTGCAACAAAGCGGTCTGATCTGA
- a CDS encoding class I SAM-dependent methyltransferase — MHGTEAPSAWVQRWSHLVAPRGSVLDVACGQGRHLKWFAQRGNTVTGVDRSPEAIDSVKPWGRAVLADIENGPWPLEGETFDAVVVTNYLWRALLPVITRSVAPGGVLIYETFATGNESVGKPSRPDFLLQPGELLRACEGLRVVAYEDGFCDRPERFVQRIAAVRKHPGTPDSPPRYPLDATG, encoded by the coding sequence ATGCACGGCACGGAAGCGCCATCGGCGTGGGTGCAGCGATGGTCGCACCTTGTAGCCCCCCGCGGCTCGGTGCTGGACGTGGCCTGCGGCCAGGGTCGCCACCTGAAATGGTTCGCGCAGCGCGGCAACACCGTCACCGGGGTCGACCGCTCGCCGGAGGCCATCGATTCCGTGAAGCCGTGGGGCCGGGCGGTGCTCGCAGACATCGAGAACGGGCCCTGGCCGCTGGAGGGTGAGACCTTCGACGCGGTGGTGGTGACCAACTACCTCTGGCGAGCGCTGCTGCCCGTGATCACGCGCAGCGTGGCGCCGGGCGGCGTGCTCATCTACGAAACCTTTGCCACCGGCAACGAAAGCGTGGGCAAGCCCTCGCGGCCCGATTTCCTGCTGCAGCCCGGCGAACTGCTGCGCGCCTGCGAGGGCCTGCGGGTGGTGGCGTATGAAGACGGTTTCTGCGACCGCCCGGAGCGCTTCGTGCAGCGCATCGCGGCGGTGCGAAAACACCCGGGAACACCCGACTCGCCGCCCCGGTATCCGCTGGATGCCACTGGGTAG
- a CDS encoding MFS transporter, with amino-acid sequence MSSAPPPRAPLSTFQVLACGAMIVTLSMGIRHGFGLWLQPIIQAQSWTRENFAFALAIQNLSWGLFGIFAGMAADRFGAFRVLVGGAVLYGLGLTGMALTTTPMTFALTAGVLIGAAQAGTTYAVIYGVIGRQISAEKRSWAMGVAAAAGSFGQFLMVPVEGWLISSFGWQEALLVLSAAVLLIVPLAWGLREPGFAGGTAPAREQTILQALREAFRYRSFQLLMAGYFVCGFQVVFIGVHMPSYLKDHGLSPQVASYALALIGLFNVFGTYAAGVLGQRLAKRHILSFIYFARAVVIAIFLIVPLSPMSVYVFASVMGLLWLSTIPPTNAVVAQIFGVAHMSMLGGFVFFSHQIGSFMGVWLGGVLYDRTGSYDIVWYISIALGVFAGLINLPVRETPIVRGPQRMEMTA; translated from the coding sequence ATGTCTTCTGCCCCACCCCCCCGCGCTCCGCTCTCCACCTTCCAGGTCCTGGCCTGTGGCGCCATGATCGTCACCCTGTCCATGGGCATTCGCCACGGTTTCGGCCTGTGGCTGCAGCCCATCATCCAGGCGCAAAGCTGGACCCGCGAAAACTTTGCTTTCGCGCTCGCCATTCAAAACCTCTCATGGGGCCTGTTCGGCATCTTCGCCGGCATGGCGGCCGACCGCTTCGGCGCGTTTCGTGTGCTGGTCGGTGGCGCGGTGCTCTATGGACTGGGCCTCACCGGCATGGCCCTGACCACCACGCCCATGACGTTTGCGCTCACCGCCGGCGTGCTGATCGGCGCCGCGCAGGCGGGCACCACCTACGCGGTGATCTACGGCGTGATCGGGCGGCAGATTTCGGCCGAGAAGCGATCCTGGGCCATGGGGGTGGCCGCCGCTGCGGGCTCGTTCGGCCAATTCCTCATGGTGCCGGTGGAAGGCTGGCTCATCAGCAGCTTCGGCTGGCAGGAGGCGCTGCTGGTTCTGAGCGCCGCGGTCCTGCTGATCGTGCCGCTGGCCTGGGGGCTGCGCGAACCCGGTTTTGCAGGCGGTACCGCGCCAGCGCGCGAGCAGACCATCTTGCAGGCGCTGCGCGAGGCCTTCCGCTACCGCAGCTTCCAGTTGCTCATGGCGGGTTACTTTGTGTGCGGCTTCCAGGTGGTGTTCATCGGCGTGCACATGCCCAGCTACCTGAAAGACCATGGCCTCTCGCCTCAGGTGGCCAGCTATGCGCTGGCACTCATAGGGCTCTTCAACGTGTTCGGTACCTACGCGGCTGGCGTGCTCGGGCAGCGTCTGGCCAAGCGGCACATCCTGTCGTTCATCTATTTCGCGCGCGCCGTGGTCATTGCCATCTTCCTCATCGTGCCGCTGTCGCCCATGAGCGTGTACGTGTTCGCCAGCGTCATGGGCCTGCTGTGGCTCTCCACCATCCCACCGACCAACGCAGTGGTGGCGCAGATCTTCGGTGTGGCCCACATGTCCATGCTGGGCGGCTTCGTGTTCTTCAGCCACCAGATCGGCAGCTTCATGGGCGTGTGGCTGGGCGGCGTTTTGTACGACCGCACCGGCAGCTACGACATCGTCTGGTACATCTCGATTGCGCTGGGCGTGTTCGCCGGCCTCATCAACCTGCCGGTGCGCGAGACGCCCATCGTGCGCGGCCCTCAGCGCATGGAGATGACCGCATGA